The Acidobacteriota bacterium genome contains the following window.
TTAACATTAAAACAAAAATTGAAAGAAATACTTTTGTCATATAATAAACTGCCCTAAAAAAACTAATAGATGATCTTCCCCCTATTCTTTCCTCCATTTCCACATGGACTTCTTTAATTTTAATTCCTTTTCTTTTCAAAATGTAAATTGCCTCAGGTTCAGGATAATCATCCGGATAGTTTCTGCTCAAAATTTCTATCGCTTTTCTATTATATGCCCTGAATCCTGAAGTGCTATCTGTAATTTCTTCTCTGAGCAATATTTTATTTGTTAAATAAAATAATTTTATTCCTATCCTTCTTAATAAAGAGCTTCGAAATGTAACCTTTTCAATAAACCTCGACCCGATAATAACATCAGCTTCATTTTTAAGAATTGGTTCAATGATTTTTTTTACTTCTGACGGTTTATGCTGACCATCGCCATCTACTTGAACGGTAATGTCATAATTATTTCTTTCACTATAGATGAAACCAGTCTGGACAGCGCCTCCAATTCCTATATTAACTGGGAGGTCTATAACATTCACAAAATCAAATTTTCTTGTCAATTCAGAAGTCTTATCGGTTGAGCCATCATTTATGACGACTACATCGAAGTCTGGGCAGAACTCTTTTACAGACAATAAAACCTTTTCTATGTTTTTCTCTTCGTTGAATGCTGGGATTATAACAATCTTTTTCACTGATTAAATAGAGTTCCTTTTAATTGCTGATTAAGATAACTTTTCATATAAAAAATATCTTTCCCCATTTCAAAGAAAAAAATCCTTAAATCAGGGAAAATTCTTATCTTATCAAGGATGATTTTATAATTTCCGTCAAGGATTATTCTAAATTTAACCCTTTCATTCATGTTATTTATTTTAAAATGAATCTTGATTTTTTTAAAATCGTTTTCTATTATCCCATCCTTTAAATCACCTTGGGAAATAATTTTTTCTTTTGAATTCTCATTAGAGAGAACATAAACTCTACCTTTCCAGTCTTTATTTTGAGTTAAGTCTTTAAAGCTTAATTCAGCAATGTATTCCTGAGGATACAACTGAATGGATGAGCTTTCAATTTCAGAATTTTCTCCATGCCATTCGGAATCACAGTAAAGTCCTTTTAAAAATGACAATTTTTCATCGTTCAGAATAATCTTTTTATCCATGTCAAAATCTTCCATCTGGAGGATAACTGAGTGGGAATCCAGAAAGAAATCAAAATCTACATCAAATAGTCTTTCAAATTTTCTTTTCCATTCTTCCTCTTTAAGAGAGCCACTTGTCAATGATAGATATGATCGGTCAAATAGTCTTAATTTTTTATTAATTTTATACAAAATTTGATTAGCATCTTTATACATGCCTTTTTTAAAATTAGATAAACTCAAATAGTAATATGCTTCGATATTTTCTGGGTTTTTTTCAAGTTCTCTCTGATAATATTCAATAGCTTTATCATAATGCTCATTTTTATAGAATTCATACCCTATTTCCATCGGGTTCCATAATATTTTAACCAATACCTCTTTTTTCCCCTCAATAGAAGGAAATATAAATTTATAGACATATTTTGTAAATGGAAACTTCAATTTAGGTGATATTTCCAGATATGCCATCCCCTTTCTGCCCAAGTCCACTCGGTGGGTAGAATAGCCATTCTTAAATTTTATTATTTCGTTCTGATTTTCTCCATAAAAAAATAAAACACATTTCCCTATTTCACTATTACTCTGAACATATCTTATGAGTTCTTCATCCTTTAGAAAAAATACATTATTGCATTTCCCATATATATCTGGGTTTGTAAAAATATAATCGATTTTTTTCCTATCAAAATCTACAGTTTTAGGCAAAAGTATATTGACTGGTTTTTTCCCAATTTTTCTTATTTTGTATAGTTTCACAGTCGGGTTTTTCATTTCAATTAGCTTCAATGAAAAATCTTTTATCAGTTCATATTCCCGATTTAGTCCCCTGTAGAATCTAACCTCATTAGGATGATATTTTTCTGTTAGGTAAAATCTATACTTATAATTAATGCTGCTTACAATCAAAAAATCGAAATTATTTCTGTAAAAAGAAAAGTCTCTAAACCCTAAAATAAAGAAGAAACCAAAATAGTGTTTATATCTTTTATCATCTGGCAAAGGAGAATACATCTCAAAAGCAATTTTGCTATTTTCTGGCAGGCTTTTTTCTATCCAGTTATGAGCTAATTCAACTGTATCATATCGCTTAATATAATAAACAGCCTCAATATCCCTGAACAGGGTCGGTATGAAAATTATCATCAGCGCTAATGTTAAAACTGAATTTCTGATGATTCTTTTATCGATATATTTTCTC
Protein-coding sequences here:
- a CDS encoding glycosyltransferase family 2 protein, with protein sequence MKKIVIIPAFNEEKNIEKVLLSVKEFCPDFDVVVINDGSTDKTSELTRKFDFVNVIDLPVNIGIGGAVQTGFIYSERNNYDITVQVDGDGQHKPSEVKKIIEPILKNEADVIIGSRFIEKVTFRSSLLRRIGIKLFYLTNKILLREEITDSTSGFRAYNRKAIEILSRNYPDDYPEPEAIYILKRKGIKIKEVHVEMEERIGGRSSISFFRAVYYMTKVFLSIFVLMLRKEK
- a CDS encoding glycosyltransferase family 39 protein, giving the protein MEIKSIFLSLKRYWLFLTILILMIFGLYIRIAGTGAYYMRPEDWEILDEARHHIYGSFRPINPYSYPVFYQYIVAIIFRALGLIFSILGAIPKGITKIWSYYELSTIARILSGFYGTISIYITYLVGKKLYNQKAGILSAIFLTLSFNHIILGHSAVLDNQMGLFAIITFLFCVGIYLEGKLIYYIFSGIFAGFAIASKYNGGMILVALIIAHILYSIEKEKNIIKTLFHKKLFIAIFFTIFGFFIGAPYFFIEPGYSLKKLIFYIGVLSKPDWWMTPVKPDTLIEKIIQHNYFRAILNINYSIGLPFSILILIGFIKLFKLRKKEILLFSFPILYILIALGSYGISRPRDLFVLLPFLALIQSLGFVLIWDFLRKYIDKRIIRNSVLTLALMIIFIPTLFRDIEAVYYIKRYDTVELAHNWIEKSLPENSKIAFEMYSPLPDDKRYKHYFGFFFILGFRDFSFYRNNFDFLIVSSINYKYRFYLTEKYHPNEVRFYRGLNREYELIKDFSLKLIEMKNPTVKLYKIRKIGKKPVNILLPKTVDFDRKKIDYIFTNPDIYGKCNNVFFLKDEELIRYVQSNSEIGKCVLFFYGENQNEIIKFKNGYSTHRVDLGRKGMAYLEISPKLKFPFTKYVYKFIFPSIEGKKEVLVKILWNPMEIGYEFYKNEHYDKAIEYYQRELEKNPENIEAYYYLSLSNFKKGMYKDANQILYKINKKLRLFDRSYLSLTSGSLKEEEWKRKFERLFDVDFDFFLDSHSVILQMEDFDMDKKIILNDEKLSFLKGLYCDSEWHGENSEIESSSIQLYPQEYIAELSFKDLTQNKDWKGRVYVLSNENSKEKIISQGDLKDGIIENDFKKIKIHFKINNMNERVKFRIILDGNYKIILDKIRIFPDLRIFFFEMGKDIFYMKSYLNQQLKGTLFNQ